A DNA window from Mycolicibacter hiberniae contains the following coding sequences:
- a CDS encoding TatD family hydrolase has product MRVSSKRSAKAPPPAPEPLSPLVDAHTHLDACLARGGDAADGAVCAIMDRAAAAGVQLAVTVADDLASARWVTQAADADSRVYAAVALHPTRTDALDDAARAEIEELAAHPRVVAVGETGVDLYWPGRLEGCASPQTQREAFAWHIDLAKRTGKPLMIHNRDADDAVLDVLRAEGPPETVIFHCFSSGKDMAHTCADAGWMVSLSGTVTFKNARELREAVAVVPHEQLLVETDAPFLTPHPYRGAPNEPYCLPYTVRALADLLGTSAVELAEVTNRNARRVYGLD; this is encoded by the coding sequence GTGCGGGTGAGTTCCAAACGATCAGCCAAAGCTCCGCCGCCCGCGCCCGAGCCGTTGAGTCCGCTGGTCGACGCCCACACCCATCTGGACGCCTGCCTCGCCCGCGGTGGCGACGCCGCCGACGGTGCGGTGTGCGCGATCATGGACCGGGCCGCCGCGGCGGGGGTCCAGCTGGCGGTGACCGTCGCCGACGATCTGGCGTCGGCTCGTTGGGTGACCCAGGCCGCCGACGCCGATTCGCGGGTTTATGCCGCCGTCGCGCTGCACCCCACCCGGACCGACGCGCTCGACGACGCCGCCCGGGCCGAGATCGAGGAACTGGCCGCCCACCCGCGGGTGGTGGCCGTGGGGGAGACCGGCGTGGACCTGTATTGGCCGGGGCGTTTGGAGGGTTGTGCCTCGCCGCAGACCCAGCGCGAGGCCTTCGCCTGGCACATCGATCTGGCCAAACGCACCGGCAAGCCGCTGATGATCCACAACCGCGACGCCGACGACGCCGTGCTGGACGTCCTGCGGGCCGAGGGACCGCCCGAGACGGTGATCTTCCACTGCTTCTCGTCGGGGAAGGACATGGCTCACACCTGCGCCGACGCGGGGTGGATGGTCAGCCTGTCCGGGACGGTCACCTTCAAAAACGCTCGTGAGCTGCGCGAAGCCGTCGCGGTTGTCCCGCATGAGCAGCTGCTGGTGGAGACCGACGCGCCGTTTTTGACTCCGCACCCGTACCGCGGTGCACCGAACGAGCCCTATTGTCTGCCATACACTGTCAGGGCGCTGGCCGACCTGCTGGGAACCTCGGCAGTCGAGCTGGCGGAGGTGACGAACCGCAACGCCCGGCGGGTCTACGGGCTGGACTGA
- a CDS encoding resuscitation-promoting factor yields MNALTRLHQAPSPMLRVLVGAMLLVLTFAGGFAVASAKTLTLDVDGTPVTVTTMRSRVIDVVAENGFELGERDDVSPARDARVHDADTITVRRGRPLQLSLDGREPQQVWTTALSVDEALAQLSMTDTAPAAASRGSRVPLAGMALPVVSAKTVTIDDGGQLRTVRLAAPNVAELLAADGAPLEQADKVIPAASTPITEGMHIEVTRIRVKQVTERVPLPPTAQRIEDPTMNVSRQVVEDPGTPGTQDVTYAVATVNGAETGRLPVANAVVAAARDSVLRVGAKPGTEVPPSVYGAAWDRIANCESHGNWSINTGNGFYGGVQFDYGTWVANGGLRYAPRADMATREEQIAIAEVTQARQGWGAWPVCSGRR; encoded by the coding sequence TTGAACGCTTTGACCAGACTGCATCAGGCGCCGTCGCCGATGCTGCGGGTTCTGGTCGGCGCCATGCTGCTGGTGCTGACCTTCGCGGGCGGCTTCGCGGTCGCCAGCGCCAAGACGCTGACGCTCGACGTCGACGGCACCCCCGTCACCGTCACCACCATGCGGTCGCGCGTCATCGACGTGGTCGCCGAGAACGGCTTCGAACTCGGCGAACGCGACGATGTGAGTCCCGCCCGGGATGCGCGGGTGCACGACGCCGACACCATCACGGTCCGCCGTGGCCGGCCGTTGCAGCTGTCCCTGGACGGCCGCGAGCCTCAGCAGGTCTGGACGACGGCACTGTCGGTGGATGAGGCGCTGGCCCAGCTGTCGATGACCGACACCGCTCCGGCCGCGGCGTCTCGTGGCAGCCGGGTCCCGCTGGCCGGGATGGCGCTGCCGGTCGTCAGCGCCAAGACCGTCACGATCGACGACGGTGGCCAGCTCCGTACCGTGCGCCTGGCCGCGCCGAACGTGGCCGAGCTGCTCGCCGCCGACGGCGCCCCGCTGGAGCAGGCCGACAAGGTCATCCCCGCGGCGTCGACGCCGATCACCGAGGGCATGCACATCGAGGTGACGCGCATCCGGGTCAAGCAGGTCACCGAGCGGGTGCCGCTGCCCCCGACGGCCCAGCGCATCGAAGACCCGACGATGAACGTCAGCCGTCAGGTGGTCGAAGACCCGGGCACGCCGGGCACGCAGGACGTCACCTACGCGGTTGCCACGGTCAACGGCGCCGAGACCGGCCGCCTGCCGGTCGCCAACGCGGTGGTGGCCGCGGCCCGCGATTCGGTGCTGCGGGTCGGCGCCAAGCCGGGCACCGAGGTGCCGCCGTCGGTCTACGGTGCCGCCTGGGACCGCATCGCCAATTGCGAGTCGCACGGCAACTGGTCGATCAACACCGGCAACGGCTTCTACGGCGGTGTGCAGTTCGACTACGGCACCTGGGTGGCCAACGGCGGGTTGCGCTACGCGCCGCGGGCCGACATGGCCACCCGCGAGGAGCAGATCGCCATTGCGGAGGTCACCCAGGCCCGGCAGGGCTGGGGCGCCTGGCCGGTGTGCAGCGGGAGACGCTGA
- a CDS encoding RNA polymerase sigma-70 factor codes for MKDEHADRFTELRPLLFTIAYEILGSATESDDVLQDSYLRWAEVDLAGVRDVKAYLARLVTHQALNTLRASSRRREEYVGPWLPEPLLLTEQDPSSDVVLAESVSMAMLVVLETLSPDERAVFVLREVFGFGYDEIAAAIGKTETAARQVAHRARGHVQARRPRYTPLDPAESARITTEFLTAAAGGDLTTVLSMLAPDVAWTADSGGKATAARRPILGADKVARTVIGLLRQGAQMPDARVDMGVCNSAPAVLLYRADRLEGVFTVEIVDGLITNFYAMRNPDKLAAVAAAREITRGADV; via the coding sequence GTGAAAGACGAGCACGCTGACCGGTTCACCGAGCTGCGGCCCCTGCTGTTCACCATCGCCTACGAGATTCTGGGCTCGGCGACCGAGTCCGACGATGTGTTGCAGGACAGCTATCTGCGCTGGGCCGAGGTGGACCTGGCCGGGGTCCGAGACGTCAAGGCATACCTGGCCCGGCTGGTCACCCACCAGGCCCTCAATACGCTGCGGGCCAGTAGCCGGCGCCGGGAGGAGTACGTCGGCCCGTGGCTGCCCGAACCCCTGCTGCTCACCGAGCAGGACCCCTCTTCCGACGTGGTGCTGGCCGAATCGGTGTCGATGGCCATGCTGGTGGTTCTGGAGACGCTGAGTCCCGACGAGCGGGCCGTGTTCGTGCTGCGTGAGGTGTTCGGGTTCGGCTACGACGAGATCGCGGCCGCGATCGGCAAAACCGAGACCGCGGCTCGACAGGTCGCCCACCGGGCGCGCGGCCATGTCCAGGCCCGGCGGCCGCGCTACACCCCGCTGGACCCGGCCGAGAGCGCCCGGATCACCACGGAGTTCCTGACCGCGGCGGCGGGCGGCGACCTGACGACGGTGCTGTCGATGCTGGCGCCCGACGTGGCCTGGACCGCCGACAGCGGCGGCAAGGCCACTGCGGCGCGACGACCGATCCTCGGCGCCGACAAGGTCGCCCGGACCGTCATCGGCCTGCTGCGCCAGGGTGCGCAGATGCCCGATGCGCGCGTTGACATGGGGGTCTGCAACTCCGCCCCCGCGGTGCTGCTCTACCGCGCCGACCGCCTGGAGGGCGTGTTCACCGTCGAGATCGTCGACGGGCTGATCACGAACTTCTACGCGATGCGCAACCCGGACAAGCTGGCCGCGGTGGCCGCCGCCCGCGAGATCACCCGCGGCGCGGATGTCTGA
- the rsmI gene encoding 16S rRNA (cytidine(1402)-2'-O)-methyltransferase codes for MPDGRLLLGATPLGQPADASPRLLEALRSADVVAAEDTRRLRTLAKALGVQIAGRVVSLFDANEATRVPALLADIEAGATVLVVSDAGMPLISDPGYRLVAACAEAGLPVSCLPGPSAVTTALAVSGLASDRFCFEGFAPRRPAARRAWLASLADERRTCVFFESPRRLAQCLRDAVDELGGRRRAVVCRELTKTHEEVLRGTLSELAEWASGEVLGEITVVLAGASPRADLPTLVAEVDRLTADGMRVKDACAQAIAAAGAPVSRRELYDAVLRSRD; via the coding sequence ATGCCCGATGGTCGATTGCTGCTGGGAGCCACTCCGCTGGGCCAGCCCGCCGACGCCTCGCCGCGCCTGCTGGAGGCGCTGCGCAGCGCTGACGTGGTGGCCGCCGAGGACACCCGGCGGCTGCGGACCCTGGCCAAGGCGCTCGGCGTGCAGATCGCCGGCCGGGTGGTCAGTCTGTTCGACGCCAACGAGGCGACTCGGGTGCCGGCGCTGCTCGCCGACATCGAGGCCGGCGCCACGGTGCTGGTGGTCAGCGACGCGGGGATGCCACTGATCAGCGACCCGGGTTACCGCCTGGTGGCCGCCTGCGCCGAGGCCGGCCTGCCGGTGTCGTGTCTGCCCGGCCCCTCGGCGGTCACGACGGCGCTGGCGGTGTCCGGGCTGGCTTCGGACCGGTTCTGCTTCGAGGGCTTTGCGCCGCGCCGGCCGGCGGCGCGCCGGGCGTGGCTGGCGTCGCTGGCCGACGAACGGCGCACCTGCGTGTTTTTCGAATCGCCGCGGCGGCTGGCGCAATGCCTGCGCGACGCGGTCGACGAACTCGGCGGGCGACGCCGCGCGGTGGTGTGCCGGGAGCTGACCAAGACCCACGAAGAGGTGTTGCGCGGGACGCTGTCCGAGCTGGCCGAGTGGGCGTCCGGGGAGGTGCTGGGGGAGATCACCGTGGTGCTCGCCGGTGCCAGTCCGCGTGCGGACCTGCCGACCCTGGTGGCCGAGGTAGACCGGCTGACCGCCGACGGTATGCGGGTCAAGGACGCCTGCGCGCAGGCGATCGCCGCTGCCGGAGCGCCGGTGTCCCGGCGTGAGCTCTATGACGCGGTGCTGCGTTCCCGGGACTGA
- a CDS encoding aminodeoxychorismate synthase component I, whose product MRIERLGDLGAAPEVLRAVGDATGRRGLPPPAALTGEWFGSQAVIAPSVAVEPVDPDSVFELAEPVADAPPGAVGGGWIGYLSYPDAGADGLGPRIPEAAGGWTDCVLRHDDEGQWWFESLSGAAMPSWLAQALSTPAPARDCRIYWETPDRQAHRAGVLACLEAIRSGEVYQACVCTRFTGTVTGAPLDFFADAVARTGPARAAYVAGGWGAVASLSPELFLRRRGQVVASSPIKGTLPHYARPSALRASAKDVAENIMIVDLVRNDLGRVAITGTVTVPELLAVRPAPGVWHLVSTVSARVPEQLSMAELLAATFPPASVTGTPKHRARQLLSTWEPSRRGAYCGTVGLASPVAGAELNVAIRTVEFDAAGGAVLGVGGGITADSDVDAEWQECLHKAAPIVGAGQSRERSTAS is encoded by the coding sequence GTGCGGATCGAGCGGCTCGGCGACCTAGGGGCGGCACCAGAGGTGCTGCGCGCGGTCGGCGACGCCACCGGCAGGCGGGGCCTGCCGCCGCCGGCCGCGCTGACCGGCGAGTGGTTCGGATCCCAGGCGGTGATCGCGCCGAGCGTGGCCGTCGAACCGGTCGATCCCGATTCGGTGTTCGAGCTGGCCGAACCCGTCGCCGACGCCCCGCCCGGGGCGGTGGGCGGCGGTTGGATCGGCTACCTGTCCTATCCCGACGCCGGCGCCGACGGACTGGGGCCGCGTATTCCCGAGGCCGCCGGTGGCTGGACCGACTGTGTGCTCCGGCACGATGACGAGGGCCAGTGGTGGTTCGAGAGCCTGTCCGGCGCAGCCATGCCGAGCTGGCTGGCACAGGCGCTGAGCACCCCCGCCCCGGCCCGTGATTGCCGCATCTACTGGGAGACACCGGATCGGCAGGCCCACCGCGCCGGGGTGCTGGCCTGCCTGGAGGCCATCCGGTCCGGTGAGGTGTATCAGGCCTGCGTGTGCACCCGCTTCACCGGAACCGTCACCGGCGCCCCGCTGGACTTCTTCGCCGACGCGGTGGCGCGCACCGGCCCGGCCCGGGCCGCCTATGTCGCAGGCGGCTGGGGCGCGGTGGCCTCACTGTCTCCCGAGCTGTTCCTGCGCCGACGGGGACAGGTGGTGGCCTCCAGCCCCATCAAGGGCACCCTGCCGCACTACGCCCGCCCGTCGGCGCTGCGCGCCTCAGCCAAGGATGTCGCCGAGAACATCATGATCGTGGACCTGGTCCGCAACGACCTGGGCCGGGTGGCGATCACCGGGACCGTCACCGTGCCCGAACTGCTGGCGGTGCGGCCCGCGCCGGGCGTATGGCATCTGGTGTCGACCGTTTCCGCCCGGGTGCCCGAACAGCTGAGCATGGCGGAACTGCTGGCGGCGACATTCCCGCCCGCCTCGGTGACCGGGACCCCCAAACACCGCGCCCGTCAGCTCCTTTCCACCTGGGAGCCCTCACGTCGCGGGGCCTACTGCGGCACGGTGGGATTGGCGTCACCGGTGGCCGGCGCCGAACTCAACGTGGCGATCCGCACGGTGGAGTTCGACGCCGCCGGAGGCGCGGTGCTCGGTGTCGGCGGTGGGATCACCGCGGACTCCGACGTCGACGCCGAATGGCAGGAGTGCCTGCACAAGGCCGCCCCGATCGTCGGCGCCGGTCAGTCCCGGGAACGCAGCACCGCGTCATAG
- a CDS encoding serine/threonine-protein kinase, producing the protein MAGAGVGYGGYVIDREVGRGGHAVVYRAYAPGSPAVPVALKVLDEAHRSPAQQARLSREFAFASALKHPHIVAVYRHGPFWLAMQYVDGGKASGLRTLADRLTALAQVAAALDYAHRRGIVHGDVKPANILIPADFGHAGAVLTDFGEAHAVVDDVRHRSRHSGAREVSLPYTAPEILHGKAPSAATDEYALACTAVELLTGAPPFTARDAADLADAHLRLLAPALSASLGPGARAADVVVQRALAKFPASRYDSCVEFCAELSRALLSPAAPAASET; encoded by the coding sequence ATGGCGGGAGCCGGGGTCGGCTACGGCGGCTATGTGATCGACCGCGAGGTCGGCCGCGGGGGGCACGCCGTGGTGTATCGGGCCTATGCCCCCGGCAGTCCCGCCGTGCCCGTGGCACTGAAGGTCCTCGACGAGGCGCACCGCTCCCCCGCGCAGCAGGCCCGGCTGAGCCGCGAGTTCGCGTTCGCCAGCGCGCTCAAGCACCCCCATATCGTCGCGGTGTATCGACACGGGCCGTTCTGGCTGGCGATGCAGTACGTCGACGGAGGCAAGGCGAGCGGCCTGCGCACGCTCGCGGACCGGCTGACCGCGCTGGCCCAGGTGGCCGCGGCACTGGACTACGCACACCGTCGCGGCATCGTGCACGGCGACGTCAAACCCGCCAACATCCTCATCCCCGCGGACTTCGGCCACGCCGGGGCGGTGCTGACCGATTTCGGGGAGGCCCACGCCGTCGTCGACGACGTCCGCCACCGGTCCCGGCATTCCGGCGCCCGCGAGGTGTCGCTGCCCTACACCGCACCGGAGATCCTGCACGGCAAGGCGCCCTCGGCGGCCACCGACGAGTACGCCCTGGCGTGCACCGCGGTCGAGTTGCTCACCGGGGCTCCGCCGTTCACCGCTCGCGACGCCGCCGACCTGGCCGACGCGCACCTGCGACTACTGGCCCCTGCCCTGTCGGCCAGCCTGGGACCGGGAGCCCGGGCCGCCGACGTGGTCGTGCAACGGGCGCTGGCGAAGTTCCCGGCGAGCCGCTACGACTCCTGCGTCGAGTTCTGCGCAGAGTTGTCGCGAGCGCTGCTGTCGCCCGCCGCCCCCGCCGCATCCGAAACCTGA
- the rsmA gene encoding 16S rRNA (adenine(1518)-N(6)/adenine(1519)-N(6))-dimethyltransferase RsmA, with protein MAGVQRETLTIGLLGAGDIRALAQELDLRPRKSLGQNFVHDANTVRRIVDGAGVTADDHILEVGPGLGSLTLALLERGPTVIAVEKDPVLAGRLPRTVAEYAPADAARLQVLGADVLTVRRDDVATSPTAMVANLPYNVAVPALLHLLSEFDSLRTVTVMVQLEVAERLAAEPGGKDYGVPSAKARFFGTVRRCGTVPPSVFWPVPRVNSGLVRIDRYDTAPWPVGQEFRRRLFSLIDVAFAQRRKTSRNAFANWAGSGARSAEILEAAGIDPTRRGETLAIADFVRLLQVSDAAGAAGDSSARDNSAQNSTQES; from the coding sequence CTGGCCGGTGTGCAGCGGGAGACGCTGACCATCGGGCTACTCGGGGCCGGTGACATCAGGGCCCTGGCGCAAGAACTCGACCTGCGGCCCCGCAAATCGCTGGGGCAGAACTTCGTCCATGACGCCAACACCGTCCGCCGGATCGTTGACGGCGCCGGCGTCACCGCCGACGACCACATCCTCGAGGTCGGACCCGGGCTGGGCTCGCTGACCCTGGCGCTGCTCGAACGCGGCCCCACGGTGATCGCCGTCGAGAAGGATCCGGTGCTGGCGGGCCGGCTGCCGCGGACCGTCGCCGAATACGCGCCCGCCGACGCGGCCCGGTTGCAGGTCCTCGGTGCAGACGTGCTGACCGTGCGCCGTGACGATGTCGCGACCAGCCCGACGGCGATGGTGGCCAATCTGCCCTACAACGTGGCGGTTCCGGCGCTGCTGCACCTGCTGTCGGAGTTCGACTCGCTGCGCACCGTGACGGTCATGGTGCAGCTGGAGGTCGCCGAGCGACTGGCCGCCGAGCCGGGCGGCAAGGACTACGGGGTGCCCAGCGCCAAGGCGCGCTTCTTCGGCACGGTGCGCCGCTGCGGCACCGTACCGCCGAGCGTGTTCTGGCCGGTGCCACGGGTGAACTCCGGGCTGGTGCGCATCGACCGCTACGACACCGCCCCGTGGCCGGTGGGCCAGGAGTTCCGTCGCCGGTTGTTCTCGCTGATCGACGTCGCGTTCGCCCAGCGCCGCAAGACCTCCCGCAACGCGTTCGCGAACTGGGCCGGCTCCGGAGCGCGGTCGGCGGAGATACTGGAGGCGGCCGGCATCGATCCGACCCGTCGCGGCGAGACCCTGGCGATCGCGGACTTCGTTCGCTTGCTTCAGGTTTCGGATGCGGCGGGGGCGGCGGGCGACAGCAGCGCTCGCGACAACTCTGCGCAGAACTCGACGCAGGAGTCGTAG
- a CDS encoding NAD(P)/FAD-dependent oxidoreductase, producing MTRIQVVILGGGYAGTLAANRLRRNPAVDITVVNPRPVFVERIRLHQYIAGTGTATVDYSELLGDGIGLLVDSATAIDAADRRIRLASGTVLRYDYLIYAVGSTGAITPAVPGAAEFAYSMSEFESAARLLARLDTVDPEAAVTVVGGGLTGIEAAAELAAPGRAVTLVCGGRLGPSLHAAGRHSVAKALRKLGVAVREAAVVAEVRPDAVVLDDGTVLPSAVTVWTAGFGVPDLAATSGLATDTLGRLLTDETLTSVDNPWIVAAGDAVAPSGRPLRMSCQAALPLGAQAANTVLARIADTAPAAVDQAFAAQCISVGRHAATVQMSHRDDTPIKAFAGGRLGAVVKEAICRSTVKWIRGEAIAPGSYRWMKSGTRTAQPAPGQGRREAAV from the coding sequence ATGACCCGCATCCAGGTCGTCATCCTCGGCGGCGGCTATGCCGGCACCCTGGCCGCCAACCGACTGCGCCGGAATCCGGCCGTCGACATCACCGTGGTCAACCCGCGGCCGGTTTTCGTCGAGCGCATCCGGCTGCACCAGTACATCGCCGGCACGGGCACGGCCACCGTGGACTACTCCGAGCTGCTCGGTGACGGGATCGGGCTGCTGGTCGACTCCGCCACCGCAATCGACGCCGCGGACCGGCGCATCCGGCTGGCCTCGGGCACCGTACTGCGCTACGACTACCTCATCTACGCGGTCGGCAGCACCGGCGCGATCACCCCGGCTGTCCCCGGCGCCGCCGAATTCGCCTACTCCATGAGCGAGTTCGAGTCCGCTGCGCGGCTGCTGGCCCGACTCGACACGGTGGACCCGGAGGCCGCGGTGACGGTGGTCGGCGGCGGGCTGACCGGAATCGAGGCGGCGGCCGAGCTGGCCGCGCCGGGACGGGCGGTGACCCTGGTCTGCGGCGGGCGGCTGGGACCGTCACTGCACGCGGCGGGCCGCCACTCGGTGGCCAAGGCCCTGCGCAAGCTGGGGGTCGCGGTGCGCGAAGCCGCGGTGGTGGCCGAGGTGCGCCCCGATGCCGTGGTGCTGGACGACGGCACGGTGCTGCCCAGCGCGGTGACGGTCTGGACAGCGGGATTCGGGGTGCCGGATCTGGCTGCCACCAGTGGGCTGGCCACCGACACGCTGGGCCGGCTGCTCACCGACGAGACCCTGACCAGCGTCGACAACCCGTGGATTGTGGCGGCCGGGGACGCCGTTGCCCCCTCGGGCAGGCCACTGCGGATGAGCTGCCAGGCAGCGCTGCCGCTGGGCGCCCAGGCCGCCAACACCGTGTTGGCGCGAATCGCCGACACCGCACCGGCGGCCGTGGACCAGGCGTTCGCCGCACAATGCATCAGTGTGGGCCGCCACGCGGCGACCGTGCAGATGTCGCACCGCGACGACACCCCGATCAAGGCGTTCGCCGGCGGCCGGCTCGGCGCCGTGGTCAAGGAGGCCATCTGCCGGTCCACGGTGAAGTGGATTCGGGGTGAGGCGATCGCACCGGGCTCGTACCGTTGGATGAAGAGCGGCACCCGGACCGCCCAACCGGCACCGGGGCAGGGCCGACGAGAGGCGGCGGTGTGA
- the metG gene encoding methionine--tRNA ligase → MKPFYVTTAITYPNGDPHIGHAYEYIATDAIARFHRLDGYDVRYLTGTDEHGLKMAETAAAEGIPTAELARRNSDVFENLQRKLNISFDRFIRTTDADHLEASKAIWQRMVDAGDIYLDAYSGWYSVRDERFFTEGETRLTEDGSRVAAETGAPVTWTEEQTYFFRLSAYAERLMAHYETHPDFIAPEVRRNEVISFVSGGLRDLSISRTSFDWGVPVPGHPDHVMYVWVDALTNYLTGVGYPDTESAAFRRYWPADLHMIGKDIIRFHTVYWPAFLMSAGVELPRRVFAHGFLLNSGEKMSKSVGNVIDPVAFVDKYGVDQVRYFLLREIPFGQDGSISDEAMISRVNADLANELGNLAQRSLSMVAKNLAGVVPEPTAPTADDAELLALADGLLDRVRDAFGTQSMHLGLEAIWLMLGAANRYFSAHEPWKLAKSESAADQARFGTVLYTTLEVVRIAALLVQPVMPDSAAKLLDLLGQPSEQRAFTAVPNRLTAGRHLPPPSGVFPRHQP, encoded by the coding sequence ATGAAGCCCTTCTACGTCACCACCGCGATCACCTACCCCAACGGTGACCCGCACATCGGTCACGCCTACGAGTACATCGCCACCGACGCGATCGCCCGATTCCACCGGCTCGACGGATACGACGTGCGGTACCTGACCGGGACCGACGAGCACGGTCTGAAGATGGCGGAGACCGCCGCGGCCGAGGGCATCCCGACCGCGGAGCTGGCACGGCGTAACTCCGATGTCTTCGAGAACCTGCAGCGCAAGCTCAACATCTCGTTCGACCGGTTCATCCGCACCACCGACGCCGACCACCTGGAGGCCTCCAAGGCGATCTGGCAGCGCATGGTCGACGCCGGCGACATCTACCTGGACGCCTACTCCGGCTGGTACTCGGTGCGCGACGAGCGGTTCTTCACCGAGGGCGAGACACGGCTGACGGAAGACGGTTCGCGGGTGGCCGCCGAAACCGGGGCCCCGGTCACCTGGACCGAGGAGCAGACCTACTTCTTCCGCCTCTCGGCCTACGCCGAGCGGCTGATGGCACACTACGAGACGCATCCGGATTTCATCGCCCCGGAGGTGCGCCGCAACGAGGTCATCAGCTTTGTCTCCGGCGGCCTGCGCGACCTGTCGATCTCGCGCACGTCGTTCGACTGGGGCGTACCGGTGCCCGGACACCCCGACCATGTGATGTACGTGTGGGTGGACGCGCTGACCAACTATCTGACCGGGGTCGGCTACCCGGACACCGAGTCCGCGGCGTTCCGCCGGTACTGGCCGGCGGATCTGCACATGATCGGCAAGGACATCATCCGATTCCACACCGTGTACTGGCCGGCGTTTCTGATGTCGGCCGGTGTCGAACTGCCGCGCCGAGTCTTCGCGCACGGCTTCCTGCTCAACAGCGGCGAGAAGATGAGCAAGTCGGTGGGCAATGTCATCGATCCGGTCGCGTTCGTCGACAAGTACGGCGTGGACCAGGTGCGTTATTTTCTGCTGCGGGAGATCCCGTTCGGCCAGGACGGCAGCATCTCCGACGAGGCCATGATCAGCCGGGTCAACGCCGATCTGGCCAACGAACTGGGCAACCTGGCGCAGCGCTCGCTGTCGATGGTGGCCAAGAACCTGGCCGGGGTGGTGCCCGAGCCGACCGCGCCGACCGCGGACGACGCCGAGTTGCTGGCGCTGGCCGACGGCCTGCTGGACAGGGTGCGGGACGCGTTCGGCACCCAGTCCATGCACCTGGGACTCGAGGCGATCTGGCTGATGCTGGGCGCGGCCAACCGGTACTTCTCCGCCCACGAGCCGTGGAAGCTGGCCAAGAGCGAGTCCGCGGCGGACCAGGCCCGCTTCGGCACCGTCCTGTACACCACCCTCGAGGTGGTGCGGATCGCGGCGCTGCTGGTGCAGCCGGTGATGCCGGACTCGGCGGCCAAGCTGCTGGACCTGCTGGGCCAGCCCAGCGAGCAGCGGGCGTTCACCGCCGTGCCCAACCGGCTGACAGCGGGACGGCACCTGCCGCCGCCGTCCGGGGTTTTCCCGCGCCACCAGCCCTAA